The Paenibacillus uliginis N3/975 genome has a window encoding:
- a CDS encoding aspartyl-phosphate phosphatase Spo0E family protein, which yields MTTKMLLKLRIEYARTRLHELAKKHSAEFGHPAVIKQSILLDELINPV from the coding sequence ATGACAACAAAAATGCTCTTGAAATTACGGATTGAATATGCAAGGACTCGGCTTCATGAGTTGGCAAAGAAGCATAGTGCTGAATTTGGGCATCCTGCTGTAATCAAGCAATCTATCCTATTAGATGAATTAATTAATCCAGTATAA
- a CDS encoding DUF4242 domain-containing protein, translated as MGIFLIESSLQEIVSTKEELNQKASALQAKLNEQNSSLIELQVSKDFSRSFFIVEAEDQNTATDILNAAGISVQLVKEVRLVGKELEDVKQNNDVVNYLVEWNIPENITMDQYLARKKKNSVHYQEVPEVAFARTYVCEDMTKCLCFYDAPDEAAVKRAREAVQTPIDSITEILTDER; from the coding sequence ATGGGAATTTTCTTAATTGAATCATCATTACAAGAAATTGTGTCAACTAAAGAAGAATTGAATCAAAAGGCTTCTGCACTTCAAGCGAAACTAAATGAGCAAAATTCATCTTTAATCGAACTACAAGTATCGAAAGATTTCTCTCGTTCTTTCTTCATTGTTGAAGCGGAAGATCAAAATACGGCGACTGACATATTGAATGCAGCTGGTATTTCAGTACAACTTGTAAAAGAAGTTCGTCTTGTTGGGAAAGAACTTGAAGATGTGAAGCAGAACAACGATGTGGTGAACTACTTGGTTGAGTGGAATATACCGGAAAACATAACGATGGATCAATATTTGGCCAGAAAGAAAAAGAACTCTGTACATTATCAAGAAGTTCCAGAAGTAGCGTTTGCAAGAACCTACGTGTGTGAAGATATGACAAAATGCCTCTGCTTCTACGATGCACCTGATGAGGCAGCTGTTAAGCGAGCACGCGAAGCTGTCCAAACACCCATTGATTCGATTACAGAAATTCTTACTGATGAGCGTTGA
- a CDS encoding acyl-CoA dehydrogenase family protein, with protein MFRNVVEKRHTLERVIEEELKPYVKKIDVEAYYADRFLRKLGEAGLLSSTNKSQQEILLSEMRVVEETAKICMTTAFCLWCHLAALTYVRHTSNETLKNKFLSSLESGDILGGTGLSNPMKYYAGLEKLYLNAKPTEGGYILSGVLPSVSNLGEKQHWFGVIAGVDENKLIMCFIPCDAEGLKLKEKVEYLGVNGSATYACSFNEVFVPNELVLSENASAFVEQIRPAFISYQIPLGLGVTQASISSIEKVGQKQNGCNRFLKKQSCDLQEAERQLQEKVKDLFSNETLNWKEVARIRLETVYLTLEAVQASMLHNGSAGYLRDSAPSRRLREAYFFANLTPTVKHLEKVLHS; from the coding sequence ATGTTTAGAAACGTTGTCGAAAAGAGGCACACGCTCGAAAGGGTAATTGAAGAAGAGTTAAAACCTTATGTGAAAAAAATAGATGTTGAGGCTTATTATGCAGATCGCTTTCTAAGAAAACTTGGGGAAGCTGGATTGCTGTCATCCACGAATAAGTCTCAACAGGAAATTTTATTGAGTGAGATGCGTGTGGTAGAAGAAACCGCAAAAATATGCATGACCACTGCTTTTTGCCTCTGGTGCCACCTTGCTGCTCTAACTTATGTACGCCATACAAGTAATGAAACATTGAAAAATAAGTTTCTGTCATCACTCGAGAGTGGGGATATTTTAGGCGGAACAGGCCTGTCCAACCCGATGAAATATTATGCTGGACTTGAAAAACTGTACTTAAATGCGAAACCGACAGAGGGTGGTTATATTCTTTCCGGTGTTCTCCCCTCTGTTTCCAATCTTGGTGAGAAGCAGCATTGGTTTGGTGTTATTGCGGGTGTTGATGAGAACAAGCTCATTATGTGTTTCATCCCTTGTGATGCAGAAGGATTAAAACTGAAAGAAAAAGTCGAGTATCTTGGCGTCAATGGTAGTGCAACATATGCTTGCTCCTTTAATGAAGTATTTGTGCCTAATGAATTGGTTTTGTCTGAAAATGCATCTGCGTTTGTGGAACAGATTCGGCCCGCCTTCATTTCATATCAAATTCCACTTGGCCTCGGTGTGACACAAGCTTCAATCTCTTCGATTGAAAAAGTGGGGCAAAAGCAAAACGGCTGTAATCGTTTCCTAAAAAAACAATCATGTGACTTGCAAGAGGCCGAACGTCAATTACAGGAAAAGGTTAAAGACTTGTTCAGTAATGAAACGCTGAATTGGAAAGAGGTTGCTCGAATTCGCCTTGAAACCGTATATCTTACACTTGAAGCTGTTCAAGCCAGTATGCTTCACAATGGTAGTGCAGGATATTTAAGAGACAGCGCACCCTCACGCAGACTTCGCGAAGCATATTTCTTTGCCAACTTAACACCAACCGTGAAACACTTGGAAAAAGTTCTTCATTCATAA
- the yqeK gene encoding bis(5'-nucleosyl)-tetraphosphatase (symmetrical) YqeK has translation MNNIFNVYIEGFNLTGDLYQDITLFFTLNNDQRTLEHTLNVADEAKRIAERFEIDPDKVIQASLLHDISNVIPVSKMLNAAEELSIEILDEERKYSRSVHQKLSKCMAQEIFNITDDEVLSAIESHTTHKSNATTTDKILFVSDKISWELPGEHTYLQEMRTKVYENEIDQAIMIYLNHIWDQRNKLKLVHPWLIQAREELLLKIS, from the coding sequence ATGAACAATATTTTCAATGTATATATCGAAGGATTTAATTTAACTGGTGATCTGTATCAGGATATAACTTTGTTTTTTACTCTGAATAATGACCAGAGAACTCTGGAACATACATTAAATGTCGCCGATGAGGCAAAACGTATTGCAGAACGATTTGAGATAGATCCAGATAAGGTTATTCAAGCGTCCCTCTTGCATGATATTAGTAATGTCATTCCTGTCTCTAAAATGTTAAATGCAGCTGAAGAACTATCTATTGAAATACTTGATGAGGAACGTAAGTATAGTAGAAGCGTTCATCAGAAACTTTCTAAATGTATGGCCCAAGAGATTTTTAACATAACAGATGATGAGGTGCTGAGTGCTATCGAAAGCCATACAACCCATAAGTCCAATGCCACAACGACAGATAAGATTTTGTTTGTCTCGGATAAGATCTCTTGGGAATTACCGGGGGAACATACATACCTACAAGAAATGAGAACAAAAGTGTACGAAAATGAGATAGACCAAGCTATTATGATTTATCTTAATCACATTTGGGACCAAAGAAACAAGCTAAAGTTAGTACATCCATGGTTAATACAGGCGAGGGAAGAACTTCTCTTGAAAATCTCATAA